In Chitinivorax tropicus, the following proteins share a genomic window:
- a CDS encoding D-hexose-6-phosphate mutarotase, translating to MNPSSLDALPYIKQTESADGLPLIEIDHPMFQALLTKQGAQLLQFQPRGGQPLLWMSSNAILKPGKSVRGGIPVCFPWFGPHPTQPQLPQHGFARTLPWRLEMAQADAMSMRFCFMLQDDEQTQALWPHRFQARLTFAFSVECELYFEVENLDTQPFELSYALHSYFPVKQIDQASISGLDQLNYLDKVSGSQRKLQAGPVVFAGEVDRIYLHTEQPMQIHEQGRPAINIESEGCRSTIVWNPGAEKCAQMADMPDAGYQQMVCVECGNAADNTLQLAPGERHRARMVIRAAG from the coding sequence ATGAATCCTTCCTCACTTGATGCATTGCCCTATATCAAACAGACCGAGTCCGCAGATGGTCTACCCTTGATCGAGATCGATCACCCGATGTTTCAGGCATTGCTGACGAAGCAAGGTGCGCAGTTGTTGCAGTTTCAGCCACGCGGTGGCCAGCCATTGCTGTGGATGTCATCGAACGCCATTCTGAAGCCGGGCAAATCGGTCCGGGGCGGTATACCAGTCTGTTTCCCTTGGTTTGGCCCCCATCCCACGCAGCCGCAGTTGCCGCAGCACGGGTTCGCGAGAACGCTCCCCTGGCGGTTGGAGATGGCTCAGGCGGATGCGATGTCTATGCGCTTCTGCTTCATGTTGCAAGATGACGAGCAGACCCAGGCGCTGTGGCCGCATCGTTTTCAGGCTCGACTCACTTTTGCTTTCAGTGTCGAGTGCGAGCTGTATTTCGAGGTGGAGAATCTGGACACACAGCCATTTGAGCTGAGCTACGCCTTGCATAGCTACTTCCCGGTCAAACAGATTGATCAAGCGTCAATCAGCGGTCTGGATCAGCTCAATTATCTGGATAAGGTCTCGGGCTCACAGCGTAAGCTGCAAGCCGGGCCTGTTGTGTTCGCCGGAGAGGTTGACCGGATCTATCTCCACACCGAGCAACCCATGCAGATCCATGAGCAAGGGCGGCCTGCCATCAATATCGAGTCAGAGGGTTGCCGGAGCACGATCGTGTGGAACCCAGGTGCGGAAAAATGCGCCCAGATGGCGGATATGCCCGATGCCGGTTATCAGCAGATGGTGTGTGTAGAGTGTGGCAACGCAGCGGACAATACGCTACAGCTGGCTCCTGGCGAGCGGCATCGTGCCCGCATGGTCATCCGTGCTGCGGGCTGA
- a CDS encoding HD domain-containing phosphohydrolase: MIDQNLKAQLAELNPEALQDYRDAFEETQHEIERHVNLLLRNPNDNSHIHTLFRGLHTLKSNAAMCQLQFLVDFAHPLEDVMGSVRACALNFTPALAEVLLLGVDRLKQAADAAAANRALDGLDLVKIANGLRTLARTPPQQADELAARLIHLLSGHEVTPPTDTSNAPPTPAHVSAISILANEADHPAKADLQYFRQLSVLTDRRSPFWDSRTSRLLPLALDTNAAAGHPVDPVQLEGALYMHDVGMVFLSENIWAKQGKLTDMELREMRTHPVIGSEMLKRMAGWQAAAQMVLEHHERIDGTGYPNGLKGEQISPGAQLLAIVDAFEAMTHERGDRYHKRSIIRAITEINACDGQFGREWIPAFNQVVRRLLDIGE, translated from the coding sequence ATGATCGACCAGAATCTGAAAGCCCAGCTGGCGGAGCTGAACCCCGAGGCATTGCAAGATTATCGAGATGCCTTTGAGGAAACCCAGCACGAGATTGAGCGCCATGTCAATCTCCTGCTACGCAACCCCAATGATAATAGTCATATTCATACGCTGTTCCGTGGTCTGCACACGCTGAAAAGCAATGCGGCCATGTGTCAATTGCAGTTTCTGGTCGATTTTGCCCATCCATTGGAAGATGTCATGGGCTCGGTGCGAGCTTGTGCATTGAATTTCACCCCGGCACTCGCGGAGGTGCTGCTGCTGGGTGTGGATCGCCTGAAACAAGCGGCGGACGCCGCCGCTGCCAACCGCGCATTGGACGGGCTGGACTTGGTCAAGATCGCCAATGGTCTGCGCACCCTGGCCAGAACCCCGCCTCAACAGGCGGATGAACTGGCGGCCAGGCTGATCCATCTGCTGAGTGGCCACGAAGTCACCCCGCCAACAGACACATCCAATGCGCCCCCCACACCAGCCCATGTCTCCGCGATATCGATACTGGCAAACGAAGCCGACCACCCCGCCAAGGCCGATTTACAGTATTTTCGGCAACTATCTGTCCTGACCGACCGTCGCTCCCCTTTCTGGGACAGCCGCACCAGCCGCCTATTGCCATTGGCGCTGGACACCAACGCGGCAGCCGGTCACCCTGTTGATCCTGTGCAGCTGGAAGGCGCGCTCTACATGCACGATGTAGGCATGGTCTTTTTGTCAGAAAACATCTGGGCGAAACAAGGCAAATTGACTGATATGGAGCTGCGCGAGATGCGAACACATCCGGTGATCGGCTCGGAAATGCTCAAGCGGATGGCAGGCTGGCAGGCAGCGGCGCAAATGGTGCTGGAACACCATGAGCGCATCGATGGGACGGGCTACCCCAATGGGCTGAAAGGCGAGCAGATCAGCCCAGGGGCGCAGCTATTGGCCATTGTCGATGCCTTTGAGGCGATGACTCATGAACGGGGCGACCGATATCATAAACGGTCGATCATCCGCGCCATCACCGAAATCAATGCATGCGATGGGCAATTCGGGCGGGAATGGATACCCGCATTCAATCAGGTTGTCCGCAGGCTGCTGGATATCGGTGAATGA
- a CDS encoding DUF2917 domain-containing protein encodes MKTFQLALQTVLKLNDGQAAVITCTRGMVWLTESGKDIVLKCGERYQLHGKDMAVIEPLAHSTITVEHPTLLKRPSAFNGIPSPRTE; translated from the coding sequence ATGAAAACCTTCCAACTTGCGTTGCAGACTGTATTGAAGCTGAATGACGGCCAAGCAGCTGTCATTACCTGCACACGTGGCATGGTCTGGCTGACGGAATCAGGTAAAGATATCGTGCTGAAATGCGGGGAACGCTACCAGCTACATGGCAAGGATATGGCGGTGATCGAGCCCCTGGCCCACAGCACGATTACAGTTGAGCATCCGACCTTGCTCAAGCGGCCTTCAGCGTTCAATGGCATCCCGTCTCCACGTACAGAATGA
- a CDS encoding PLP-dependent aminotransferase family protein codes for MTVEKSGLLYESLASEIAGMIASGAMKSGDKLPSIRKLSSQRDVSLSTVIQAFRVLEDRGLIEARPQAGFYVRRPAIHWREPAITQPAATPCEVEIDELRWQILYLSQRGEGAALGCAAIDPDLFPNQTLQRILSSTARRHARMIGSYAFPPGNAQLRRQIARRSFEWGGLLRPDDLVITNGCIEALYLCLQAVTRPGDVVAIESPAYFGLLQQLESFKLKALEIPTHPVTGISLDALEMAMRTSDVKAVVVVANFSNPLGSLMPEENKRKLVELLAERDIPLIEDDIYGDFHFSDQRPRPAKAFDTTGNVLYCSSFNKVLAPGFRVGWVAPGRYYATVQNLKMISSMSTPELLQLTLAQFVESGGYDHHLRKLRRSVEGQLHKYADTILRYFPSGARLTVPQGGYVLWIEFPRGFDSVALLRRSIVEDIPFAPGVLFSASQDAYGHCMRINCGLRWSAKVEAALQRLGDLAKEQLALQQIPH; via the coding sequence ATGACTGTTGAAAAAAGCGGGTTGCTATATGAATCACTGGCCAGTGAAATCGCCGGTATGATCGCCAGTGGGGCAATGAAGTCGGGCGATAAATTGCCATCGATCCGCAAGCTGTCCAGCCAACGTGATGTCAGCTTGTCAACGGTGATCCAGGCCTTTCGCGTACTGGAGGATCGAGGGTTGATCGAGGCGCGTCCTCAGGCGGGTTTCTATGTGCGCCGCCCAGCGATCCATTGGCGAGAGCCCGCCATCACCCAGCCCGCAGCCACCCCTTGTGAGGTCGAGATCGATGAACTACGGTGGCAGATTCTGTACCTGTCGCAACGAGGCGAGGGGGCTGCGCTGGGGTGTGCGGCCATCGACCCGGACTTGTTCCCCAATCAGACATTGCAACGGATTCTGTCCTCTACCGCGCGCAGACATGCGCGCATGATCGGCTCGTACGCGTTTCCGCCTGGCAATGCCCAATTACGGCGTCAGATTGCACGACGTTCGTTCGAGTGGGGCGGCTTGTTGCGCCCGGACGATCTCGTCATCACCAATGGCTGCATCGAAGCGCTATATCTATGCCTGCAGGCGGTGACTCGTCCAGGCGACGTGGTGGCAATCGAGTCGCCTGCATATTTCGGCTTGTTGCAGCAATTGGAGAGCTTCAAGCTCAAGGCGTTGGAGATCCCGACTCATCCGGTGACCGGCATTTCGTTGGATGCACTGGAGATGGCGATGCGTACCAGCGATGTCAAGGCTGTAGTGGTGGTAGCAAACTTTTCCAACCCATTGGGAAGCCTGATGCCCGAAGAGAACAAGCGGAAATTGGTCGAGCTGCTGGCCGAGCGCGATATCCCATTGATTGAAGATGATATCTACGGCGACTTTCATTTCTCCGACCAGCGCCCTCGCCCCGCCAAGGCTTTTGATACCACGGGTAATGTGCTCTATTGTTCATCGTTCAACAAAGTGCTGGCGCCTGGGTTCCGGGTAGGGTGGGTAGCGCCGGGCCGATATTATGCAACGGTGCAGAATCTGAAAATGATCAGCTCCATGTCCACCCCCGAGTTGTTGCAGCTCACCCTCGCGCAATTTGTGGAAAGTGGTGGGTATGACCACCACCTCCGCAAGTTGCGACGTTCGGTGGAAGGACAGCTCCACAAATACGCTGACACCATCTTGCGTTACTTTCCAAGTGGTGCGCGGTTGACTGTTCCGCAAGGTGGGTACGTGCTGTGGATTGAATTCCCAAGGGGATTTGACAGCGTCGCCTTGCTGCGCCGATCCATTGTCGAAGACATCCCTTTCGCACCCGGCGTGTTGTTCTCAGCCAGCCAGGATGCGTATGGCCATTGCATGCGCATCAATTGTGGTCTGCGGTGGTCCGCCAAGGTCGAAGCGGCATTGCAACGATTGGGAGACTTGGCCAAGGAGCAGCTTGCCTTGCAGCAAATCCCACACTGA
- a CDS encoding BspC domain-containing protein — MKFTIGGLILLALASLAQANNYEKRVAYYQTLEGMPEYMPTCMAVVDDVISKSKPYDRVGYVDSDQKDVPSYQSASIVPFNQSFSRIKPRKVDKLVTFKAIARKRQQGTQWAALEIRCGLKDGRAIAIDYRETGVLPPAMQ, encoded by the coding sequence ATGAAATTCACAATAGGCGGATTGATCTTGCTGGCGCTTGCGAGCCTGGCCCAGGCCAACAATTATGAGAAGCGTGTTGCCTATTACCAGACCTTGGAAGGCATGCCTGAATACATGCCTACCTGTATGGCGGTGGTAGATGATGTCATCAGCAAGAGCAAGCCCTATGATCGTGTTGGCTATGTGGATTCCGATCAAAAAGATGTCCCCAGTTATCAATCTGCCAGCATTGTCCCGTTCAATCAATCCTTCAGTCGCATCAAGCCACGCAAGGTCGATAAGTTGGTCACCTTCAAGGCCATTGCCAGAAAACGTCAGCAAGGCACGCAGTGGGCTGCGCTGGAGATCCGCTGCGGCCTCAAAGACGGGAGAGCCATCGCAATCGACTACCGGGAGACCGGTGTGTTGCCACCAGCCATGCAATAG
- the recX gene encoding recombination regulator RecX, translating into MSPRSDQTASLRERAMRLLARREHSRAELAAKLARLTDNRDEVDALLEQLHGEGWLSDTRFAEQVVRHRQGQVGLRRIRQELREKGVASEVIQAELAAVEQDDLAVARALWLRKFGHQPQTDKEKAKQVRFLQSRGFGYDVILKILRNLEDE; encoded by the coding sequence ATGAGCCCGCGTTCTGATCAGACTGCCTCGCTGCGTGAGCGGGCAATGCGTCTGCTCGCCCGTCGGGAACACTCACGTGCGGAGCTGGCCGCGAAACTCGCCCGTTTGACTGACAATCGTGATGAAGTAGATGCGCTGCTGGAACAATTGCATGGCGAAGGGTGGCTATCCGACACCCGCTTTGCAGAGCAAGTGGTGCGACATCGGCAAGGGCAAGTCGGTCTGAGACGGATTCGTCAGGAACTGCGGGAAAAAGGCGTGGCCAGCGAGGTGATTCAAGCCGAGCTGGCCGCCGTCGAGCAGGATGATCTGGCGGTTGCCCGAGCATTGTGGCTGCGCAAATTTGGCCATCAGCCTCAAACAGATAAGGAAAAAGCGAAGCAAGTACGATTTTTACAGAGCCGTGGCTTCGGCTATGATGTCATCCTCAAAATCTTGCGGAATCTGGAGGATGAATGA
- the recA gene encoding recombinase RecA → MDDNKNKALAAALAQIEKQFGKGSIMKMGESQIENDLQVVSTGSLGLDLALGVGGLPKGRIIEIYGPESSGKTTLCLQVVAEVQKMGGVAAYIDAENALDPTYAAKLGVNVPEMLISQPDTGEQALEISDMLVRSGGVDIIVIDSVAALVPKAEIEGEMGDSHVGLQARLMSQALRKLTANIKRTNTLVIFINQIRMKIGVMFGNPETTTGGNALKFYASVRLDIRRVGSIKKGEEVIGNETRVKVVKNKVSPPFREAMFDILYGEGISREGEIIELGVQYKIVEKAGAWYSYGGSKIGQGKDNSREYLRENPAIAQEIENKIRDAAGVNKTFANVDAADGSEDEPAF, encoded by the coding sequence ATGGACGACAACAAGAACAAGGCGCTCGCCGCCGCTCTGGCGCAGATCGAGAAGCAGTTCGGCAAGGGCTCGATCATGAAAATGGGCGAGAGCCAGATCGAAAACGATTTGCAGGTTGTATCCACCGGCTCGCTCGGCCTCGATCTGGCCTTGGGTGTGGGCGGCCTGCCCAAAGGTCGTATCATCGAAATCTATGGTCCGGAATCCTCCGGCAAAACCACCCTGTGCCTGCAAGTAGTGGCCGAAGTGCAAAAAATGGGTGGCGTGGCAGCATACATCGACGCCGAAAATGCACTTGACCCGACCTATGCAGCCAAATTGGGTGTGAATGTGCCCGAAATGTTGATCTCCCAGCCTGATACAGGCGAGCAGGCACTGGAAATCTCCGACATGCTGGTACGCTCTGGCGGGGTGGACATCATCGTGATCGACTCCGTAGCAGCCTTGGTGCCGAAGGCGGAAATCGAAGGTGAAATGGGTGACAGCCATGTCGGCCTGCAAGCCCGCTTGATGAGCCAGGCCCTACGCAAATTGACCGCCAACATCAAGCGCACCAACACCTTGGTGATCTTCATCAACCAGATCCGGATGAAGATCGGCGTGATGTTCGGCAACCCGGAAACCACCACTGGCGGCAATGCGCTGAAATTCTATGCATCGGTGCGCCTGGACATCCGCCGGGTCGGGTCGATCAAGAAGGGCGAAGAAGTCATCGGCAACGAAACCCGTGTCAAGGTGGTCAAAAACAAGGTATCCCCCCCCTTCCGCGAAGCCATGTTCGACATCCTCTACGGAGAAGGAATTTCACGCGAAGGTGAAATCATCGAATTGGGCGTTCAATACAAGATCGTCGAGAAGGCAGGAGCCTGGTACTCCTATGGCGGCAGCAAGATTGGCCAAGGCAAAGACAATTCCCGCGAATATCTACGCGAAAATCCTGCCATTGCGCAGGAAATCGAGAACAAGATCCGTGATGCCGCTGGCGTCAACAAAACTTTTGCCAATGTAGACGCAGCAGATGGCTCAGAGGATGAGCCCGCGTTCTGA
- a CDS encoding DUF599 family protein — MEQAIAVLLANPIDFACLLLSIILLLGYQQLFRFKTRHNPHYSLFGMSNEARKEWLTMLAARGGDDILAVQTLRNSTMAATFLASTAVLLILGTLSFGAQAGHSENSHLFGIRYGDAHSLLLVKVMIIVLLLISAFFCFTTAIRIFNHLGYVIAVFHDAQKTRTALPRAIMLINRAGGYYSLGMRCYYFLIPYVFWLFGAGYLLAATIGVMIVLYRIDRAPALQMDCDH, encoded by the coding sequence GTGGAACAAGCGATAGCTGTGTTGTTGGCCAATCCAATCGATTTCGCCTGCCTGCTATTATCGATCATACTCCTGCTGGGCTATCAGCAGCTGTTCCGCTTCAAGACTCGACACAATCCACATTACTCCTTGTTCGGCATGAGCAACGAGGCCCGCAAAGAGTGGTTGACCATGCTCGCCGCCCGTGGGGGTGACGACATCCTGGCGGTTCAGACACTACGGAATTCGACGATGGCAGCGACATTTCTGGCATCGACCGCCGTCTTGTTGATACTGGGTACACTCAGCTTCGGAGCACAAGCCGGGCACAGTGAGAACAGCCACCTGTTTGGTATCCGCTATGGTGATGCGCACAGCCTGCTGTTGGTCAAGGTCATGATCATCGTACTGCTGTTGATTTCAGCTTTTTTCTGCTTCACAACAGCCATTCGGATCTTCAATCATCTGGGATATGTGATTGCTGTCTTCCATGATGCCCAGAAAACGCGAACCGCCCTGCCCCGCGCCATCATGCTGATCAACCGGGCGGGTGGCTATTACAGCCTGGGGATGCGCTGCTATTACTTTCTGATCCCCTACGTATTCTGGCTATTCGGTGCGGGCTATCTGCTGGCCGCCACCATCGGGGTCATGATCGTACTGTATCGGATTGATCGTGCCCCAGCCCTACAGATGGATTGTGATCACTGA
- a CDS encoding substrate-binding periplasmic protein: MSRMLITCFVLATLSYSGVASALTLTTEDYPPFNMPTDGGKVGGISTEIVQEALKRAKLDAKIELLPWERSLSMAKSQADVCVYSAVRNAEREKSFKWVGPLVADEITLFAKADSPIKISSLDDAKKYKVGAYNGDAYGDFAEKQGLKMERVVQDVQNLPKLAAGRIDLWVGGAKSGMFKAGREGFKGKIKPVFQLGDPKDSEMWLACNKGMADEVVNKLNDAVKSIVNDGTAERIGKKYQ, encoded by the coding sequence ATGTCCAGAATGCTCATCACCTGCTTCGTCTTGGCAACACTCAGCTATAGCGGCGTAGCCAGCGCATTGACCTTGACCACCGAGGACTATCCACCATTCAACATGCCGACCGATGGCGGCAAGGTCGGCGGCATCTCGACAGAGATTGTGCAAGAAGCGCTCAAACGCGCCAAACTGGACGCGAAGATCGAGTTGCTGCCTTGGGAGCGCTCACTGAGCATGGCGAAGAGCCAGGCGGATGTATGCGTTTACTCCGCAGTGCGCAATGCCGAGCGTGAAAAGAGTTTCAAGTGGGTAGGGCCATTGGTTGCAGATGAAATCACCCTGTTTGCCAAGGCCGACAGCCCTATCAAAATCAGCTCGCTGGATGATGCCAAAAAGTACAAGGTTGGCGCATACAATGGAGACGCCTATGGCGATTTCGCAGAGAAGCAAGGCTTGAAGATGGAACGGGTGGTACAGGATGTACAGAATCTGCCCAAACTAGCTGCCGGACGGATCGATTTGTGGGTCGGGGGCGCCAAGAGCGGCATGTTCAAGGCGGGCCGCGAGGGGTTCAAAGGCAAGATCAAGCCTGTCTTTCAGCTGGGCGACCCAAAGGACAGTGAAATGTGGCTGGCTTGTAACAAGGGCATGGCAGACGAGGTCGTCAACAAACTGAATGATGCGGTGAAATCCATTGTCAACGATGGCACCGCAGAGAGAATTGGCAAGAAATATCAGTGA
- the rmuC gene encoding DNA recombination protein RmuC, which translates to MLETLFGLATIFILLAAAVVVWKLGQLTASQESLSLSITQSLEEKHRVMVGDIHHVLGDFGDRLARTDAENAERLRTAMTEAFERLRSVVVAELQLARQQMQTVQHTQAEQLATNREYLIKQLADFSQNLSGRQDALKEELLRRVFETLSEQGKQQQDTLQNTMRVTTEQLTRVIEQLTTTVDTRLEQISGKVTERLDEGFKKTNETFANVMARLAVIDEAQRKIDGLTTNVVSLQELLGDKRSRGAFGEVQLEALVSNILPAQFYKFQETLSNKTRADCVLHLPEPTGTVAIDSKFPLENYHRIFSSEQASSERLNAEKQFKQDVKRHIDAISDKYIVPGETSDGALMFIPAEAVFAEIHAYHPELVQHALQKRVWIVSPTTMMAVLNTARAVIKDVETRRQVHIIKDALSKLGVEFKRFDQRMTKLADHIRMAHQDAEAVQITSQKISRRFEEIEHVRLESNGEAAPLLEESVSNLK; encoded by the coding sequence ATGCTTGAGACACTGTTTGGCTTGGCCACCATCTTCATTTTGCTGGCAGCCGCCGTTGTGGTGTGGAAGCTTGGGCAATTGACGGCATCGCAAGAGTCGCTTTCTTTGTCCATCACGCAATCGCTGGAAGAAAAACATCGTGTGATGGTCGGTGATATCCACCATGTGCTGGGGGATTTCGGGGATCGCCTTGCACGCACGGATGCGGAGAATGCCGAGCGGCTTCGGACTGCGATGACGGAGGCTTTTGAACGGCTACGCAGCGTGGTGGTTGCGGAGCTTCAATTGGCCCGGCAGCAGATGCAGACCGTTCAGCATACCCAGGCCGAGCAGCTGGCCACCAATCGCGAGTACTTGATCAAGCAGCTGGCGGATTTCTCACAAAATCTGAGTGGCCGTCAAGACGCCCTGAAGGAAGAGCTGCTCCGGCGGGTCTTCGAAACCCTGTCTGAACAAGGCAAGCAGCAGCAGGATACGCTGCAGAACACCATGCGGGTGACAACCGAGCAACTGACCCGTGTCATTGAACAGCTGACAACGACCGTTGACACCCGGCTGGAACAGATTTCCGGCAAGGTCACCGAGCGCCTGGATGAGGGGTTCAAGAAAACCAACGAGACATTTGCCAATGTGATGGCACGGTTGGCGGTGATTGATGAGGCACAGCGCAAGATCGATGGTTTGACGACCAATGTGGTCAGCCTGCAGGAATTGCTGGGAGACAAGCGTTCTCGCGGCGCATTTGGTGAAGTACAACTGGAGGCGCTGGTATCGAATATCCTGCCGGCACAGTTCTATAAATTCCAAGAAACGTTATCGAACAAAACCCGCGCCGACTGTGTGTTGCATCTGCCCGAGCCGACAGGCACCGTGGCGATCGATTCAAAATTCCCGCTGGAAAACTATCACCGCATTTTCTCCTCCGAACAGGCATCGAGCGAACGGTTGAACGCGGAAAAGCAATTCAAGCAGGATGTGAAAAGGCATATTGATGCGATCAGCGACAAATACATTGTGCCGGGCGAAACCAGTGATGGTGCGCTGATGTTCATCCCGGCGGAAGCGGTATTTGCCGAGATCCACGCCTATCATCCCGAGCTGGTACAACACGCATTGCAGAAGCGGGTGTGGATTGTTTCACCCACCACCATGATGGCGGTCTTGAACACGGCCCGTGCCGTCATCAAGGATGTTGAGACCCGTCGCCAGGTTCACATCATCAAAGATGCGCTATCCAAGCTGGGGGTCGAGTTCAAACGTTTCGATCAGCGCATGACCAAGTTGGCTGACCACATCCGCATGGCGCATCAGGACGCCGAAGCGGTACAGATCACCAGCCAGAAAATCTCACGCCGTTTCGAAGAAATCGAGCACGTGCGGTTGGAGTCGAATGGAGAGGCTGCACCGCTGCTGGAAGAGAGCGTCAGCAACCTGAAGTGA
- the folD gene encoding bifunctional methylenetetrahydrofolate dehydrogenase/methenyltetrahydrofolate cyclohydrolase FolD, producing the protein MSATIISGKVVSESILHSVADRVKARQAAGKRAPALAVVLVGQDPASTIYVRNKRLKCEATGIRSLSYDLPETTTQDELMALVKQLNEDPSVDGILVQLPLPKHLDANAIIEAIHPEKDVDGFHPYNIGRLVLKMPLLRPCTPRGVMTLLETTGVDLKGKHAVVIGASNIVGRPQALELLLARCTVTVCHSATYDLPGLVRQADIVVAGVGRPHFVKAEWLKPGAIVIDVGINRLDDGKVVGDVDFEAAKDVAGWITPVPGGVGLMTVATLLQNTADACDRLAP; encoded by the coding sequence ATGAGCGCTACTATCATCAGCGGCAAAGTTGTTTCCGAATCCATCCTCCACTCCGTTGCGGACCGTGTCAAAGCACGTCAGGCAGCAGGTAAGCGAGCCCCGGCCCTGGCTGTGGTGTTGGTCGGTCAGGACCCGGCCTCGACCATCTATGTACGTAACAAACGACTCAAATGTGAAGCAACTGGCATCCGGTCTCTCTCTTATGATCTGCCAGAAACGACCACCCAAGACGAGTTGATGGCTTTGGTCAAGCAATTGAATGAGGACCCATCGGTCGATGGCATTCTTGTCCAATTACCGCTGCCCAAGCATCTGGATGCGAACGCCATCATCGAAGCCATCCACCCGGAAAAAGATGTCGATGGCTTTCACCCCTACAATATTGGCCGTCTGGTGTTGAAGATGCCTCTGTTACGGCCTTGTACGCCACGCGGGGTCATGACGCTGCTGGAAACCACAGGTGTGGACCTGAAAGGCAAGCATGCGGTGGTGATCGGCGCATCCAATATCGTGGGCAGACCACAGGCACTGGAATTGCTGCTGGCGCGCTGCACGGTGACGGTTTGCCATAGTGCAACCTATGATTTGCCTGGGCTGGTGCGGCAGGCTGATATCGTGGTGGCGGGCGTGGGGCGCCCTCATTTCGTCAAGGCGGAATGGTTGAAGCCAGGTGCGATCGTGATCGATGTAGGCATCAATCGCTTGGATGATGGCAAGGTAGTCGGTGATGTGGATTTCGAGGCTGCCAAGGACGTGGCGGGGTGGATTACACCTGTACCGGGTGGGGTGGGGCTGATGACTGTCGCCACTTTGTTACAGAATACGGCAGACGCCTGCGATCGCCTGGCTCCTTGA
- a CDS encoding hydrolase has protein sequence MSEHSYPSPAWLPGGHLQTIFPAVARRPAHLRYRRERWETPDQDFIDLDWLEGPMGAPLVVLFHGLEGSSNSHYALALMRHLQQLGWRGVVPHFRGCSGELNRLPRAYHAGDSAEVDWILRRLRHEVGIAPIFAVGVSLGGNVLLKWAGEQGGRAGQIVSATAGVSVPLDLAAAGISLDAGLSRHIYTREFLRTLRQKALHKLHRFPDIADRQRILAARTFSAFDDAFTAPIHGFKGKEDYWNQSSSKPWLKHVRLPTLVLNARNDPFLPAHVLPALHEVSSSVQTEYPEQGGHVGFLSGQFPGHLDWLPHRLTRHFRAYL, from the coding sequence ATGTCTGAACACAGCTATCCAAGCCCCGCCTGGCTTCCTGGTGGTCACTTGCAGACTATCTTTCCGGCAGTTGCAAGGCGTCCGGCCCACCTGCGCTACAGGCGTGAGCGCTGGGAAACGCCAGATCAGGATTTCATTGATCTGGACTGGCTGGAAGGCCCGATGGGGGCGCCACTGGTGGTACTGTTTCACGGGCTGGAAGGCTCGTCCAATAGCCACTATGCGTTGGCCTTGATGCGTCATCTGCAGCAGCTCGGCTGGCGTGGTGTGGTGCCGCATTTTCGTGGCTGCAGTGGTGAGCTCAATCGCCTGCCCCGTGCTTATCATGCGGGTGATTCGGCGGAGGTGGATTGGATTCTGCGGCGGCTACGGCACGAGGTGGGTATTGCACCAATTTTTGCAGTAGGGGTGTCGCTAGGTGGCAATGTACTGCTGAAATGGGCTGGGGAGCAGGGCGGGCGGGCGGGCCAGATTGTGTCAGCAACAGCAGGGGTTTCTGTGCCGCTGGATCTGGCTGCGGCGGGTATCTCGTTGGATGCAGGTCTGAGCAGGCACATCTATACCCGTGAGTTTTTACGAACGCTTCGACAGAAAGCGTTGCATAAACTGCATCGATTCCCTGATATCGCTGATCGCCAGCGTATCTTGGCCGCCCGTACCTTCTCTGCATTCGACGATGCCTTTACTGCGCCGATCCATGGCTTCAAGGGTAAGGAAGATTATTGGAATCAATCCAGTAGCAAACCGTGGCTGAAGCATGTCCGTCTGCCGACCTTGGTATTGAATGCGCGCAATGATCCATTTCTACCGGCGCACGTATTACCCGCCTTGCATGAGGTGTCATCATCCGTGCAAACAGAATACCCCGAACAGGGTGGGCATGTCGGCTTTCTCAGTGGCCAGTTTCCGGGTCATCTGGACTGGCTGCCGCACCGATTGACACGTCATTTCCGCGCATACTTGTAA